One Pleurocapsa sp. PCC 7327 DNA segment encodes these proteins:
- the queA gene encoding tRNA preQ1(34) S-adenosylmethionine ribosyltransferase-isomerase QueA: MTDPTEQTANQLLSDYDYELPTELIAQNPVVPRDNSRLLVVNSPTTHVHSIFRDLPDWLQPRDLLVLNNTRVIPARLYGHKSTGSPVEILLLEETQKNCWLALVKPGKRFKIGTKILFHPASGELPEGVFLKAKVIARDEATSGRLLEFELPPGQSLWDLLDKFGQIPFPPYVTHSQALPDQYQTIYAQQAGSVAAPTAGLHFTEELFQRLEEKGIQKAYITLHVGVGTFRPIEVEDITQHVMHQEWLEVPEATVEKIKETKAKGGRIIAVGTTVARALEGAAQETEKAGGEFLRPFCGKTDLFIYPGYRWRIVEGMITNFHLPRSSLLILLSALIGRDRVLALYREAVQERYRFYSFGDAMLILPAATISNQ; encoded by the coding sequence ATGACCGATCCCACAGAACAAACCGCCAATCAATTATTGTCGGACTACGACTATGAGCTACCAACGGAGTTAATTGCCCAAAATCCAGTAGTGCCTAGAGATAATTCGCGCTTGTTAGTGGTTAACTCCCCTACAACCCACGTTCACAGCATTTTTCGCGATTTACCAGACTGGCTGCAACCCAGAGATTTACTGGTTCTCAACAACACTCGCGTCATCCCCGCACGACTCTATGGACACAAATCGACTGGTTCTCCTGTCGAGATCCTACTCTTAGAAGAAACACAAAAGAATTGTTGGCTGGCGCTAGTCAAACCGGGCAAGCGTTTCAAAATAGGAACGAAAATTTTGTTTCATCCCGCCTCAGGAGAGCTACCAGAAGGGGTTTTTCTCAAGGCAAAGGTCATCGCTAGGGATGAAGCGACGAGCGGAAGATTGTTAGAGTTTGAGCTGCCCCCCGGTCAATCTTTGTGGGATTTATTAGATAAATTCGGTCAAATTCCTTTTCCTCCCTACGTGACACACTCTCAAGCCTTACCCGACCAATATCAAACCATTTATGCCCAACAAGCCGGTTCGGTTGCGGCACCGACGGCGGGATTGCATTTTACCGAAGAACTGTTTCAACGCCTGGAAGAGAAAGGCATTCAAAAAGCTTATATAACGCTTCACGTCGGCGTTGGCACGTTTCGTCCCATAGAAGTTGAAGATATTACCCAACACGTCATGCATCAGGAATGGCTAGAGGTTCCTGAAGCGACGGTGGAGAAGATAAAGGAAACCAAAGCTAAGGGCGGGAGAATTATTGCTGTCGGGACAACAGTAGCACGAGCGTTAGAAGGCGCTGCCCAGGAAACCGAAAAAGCTGGTGGAGAGTTTTTACGTCCATTTTGCGGGAAGACGGATTTATTTATTTATCCCGGCTATCGCTGGCGAATAGTAGAGGGAATGATTACTAATTTCCATCTGCCCCGCTCTAGTTTATTAATTTTACTGAGTGCGCTAATTGGCCGCGATCGCGTTTTGGCTTTGTATCGCGAAGCCGTACAGGAGAGGTATCGATTTTATTCCTTTGGCGATGCGATGTTAATTTTGCCAGCAGCTACTATCAGTAATCAGTAA
- a CDS encoding ABC transporter permease — protein sequence MNILESLKMASSTLVANKLRSGLTMLGIVIGNASVIAMIGVGQGAQKLAAEQFESLGPNVLFVVPGSEQARRTQFNLPKTLVLADAEAIATQVPTVKAVAPQINQTAVMSYRDRNANDTVIGTTPAFLSVRSFKIDRGRFINEIDIKRNTRVVVLGSELSEKLFGDRDPIGKRIRIRNVTFEVIGLMKAKGSFIGDNQDRKAFIPLTTMANQIVGQTSPYGLEVSWINVTAKDEQSIRAAKFQIENLLRLRHKITDEDDFGVQTQKDILTIVGTITTGLTFLLAAIAGISLIVGGIGVMNIMLVSVTERTQEIGLRKAIGAREGDILVQFLIEAVIVSAAGGILGILIGIGAVTLTGAVSPLKPSVSPTAILLSVGVSGGIGLFFGVVPAQRAAKLDPIVALRSI from the coding sequence TTGAATATTTTAGAAAGTCTCAAAATGGCATCCTCGACGCTAGTTGCTAATAAACTTCGTAGCGGCTTGACGATGCTTGGAATTGTGATTGGCAACGCTTCGGTGATTGCGATGATAGGCGTGGGACAGGGAGCGCAAAAACTGGCAGCCGAACAATTTGAATCGCTCGGACCCAACGTGCTTTTCGTCGTTCCAGGTTCCGAGCAAGCGCGTCGCACGCAATTTAATTTGCCAAAAACGCTAGTATTGGCAGATGCAGAAGCGATCGCCACTCAAGTGCCGACAGTCAAAGCAGTCGCTCCCCAAATCAATCAAACAGCGGTAATGAGCTATCGCGATCGCAATGCCAACGATACGGTTATTGGCACGACCCCCGCATTTTTAAGCGTCAGAAGCTTCAAAATCGATCGCGGACGATTTATTAACGAAATCGATATTAAGCGCAACACTCGCGTCGTTGTTCTGGGTTCGGAATTGTCTGAAAAACTCTTTGGCGATCGCGATCCGATTGGCAAACGGATCAGAATCAGAAATGTTACGTTTGAAGTCATCGGTTTGATGAAAGCCAAAGGCTCTTTCATTGGAGACAATCAGGATAGAAAAGCCTTTATTCCCCTCACAACCATGGCAAATCAAATTGTCGGACAGACATCTCCCTACGGTCTAGAAGTGAGTTGGATTAACGTAACGGCTAAAGACGAACAAAGCATTCGCGCCGCTAAGTTTCAGATCGAAAATTTACTGCGATTGCGCCACAAAATTACCGACGAGGACGATTTCGGCGTTCAAACCCAAAAAGATATTTTAACCATCGTCGGTACGATAACGACCGGACTAACGTTCCTGTTGGCAGCGATCGCGGGAATTTCTCTAATCGTCGGCGGCATCGGCGTGATGAATATCATGCTAGTTTCCGTGACGGAACGAACTCAAGAAATTGGACTGCGCAAAGCGATCGGAGCCAGGGAAGGAGATATTCTCGTCCAGTTTCTCATCGAAGCGGTGATTGTCTCGGCAGCTGGAGGAATTTTAGGAATCTTGATTGGCATTGGCGCAGTTACGCTGACAGGAGCCGTATCTCCTCTCAAACCTAGCGTCTCGCCAACCGCTATTTTGCTATCAGTCGGGGTTTCTGGCGGCATTGGTCTATTCTTTGGCGTGGTTCCCGCCCAAAGAGCAGCAAAACTCGATCCCATCGTGGCATTGAGAAGCATTTGA
- the psaC gene encoding photosystem I iron-sulfur center protein PsaC: protein MSHSVKIYDTCIGCTQCVRACPLDVLEMVPWDGCKAGQIASSPRTEDCIGCKRCETACPTDFLSIRVYLGAETTRSMGLAY, encoded by the coding sequence ATGTCTCATAGCGTTAAAATTTACGATACCTGCATCGGTTGCACCCAGTGCGTTCGGGCTTGTCCCCTAGACGTTTTGGAGATGGTGCCTTGGGATGGCTGTAAAGCTGGTCAGATTGCCTCTTCTCCGCGTACCGAAGATTGCATTGGCTGCAAGCGATGCGAAACGGCTTGTCCTACAGACTTTTTGAGCATCCGTGTCTATTTGGGAGCGGAAACCACTCGAAGCATGGGACTGGCTTATTAA
- a CDS encoding transaldolase, with protein sequence MARNLLEQLREMTIVVADTGDIQAIETFKPRDATTNPSLITAAAQMPQYQGIVDETLKKARKELGKGADASEVVRLAFDRLAISFGLKILQIIPGRVSTEVDARLSYDTEATIAKARYLISQYEAADIKRDRVLIKIASTWEGIKAAEVLEKEGIHCNLTLLFGIHQAIACAEAGVTLISPFVGRILDWYKKETGRDSYPPAEDPGVLSVTKIYNYYKKFGYHTEVMGASFRNLGEITELAGCDLLTISPALLNELQSTQGELPRKLDPQLAAKADIEKISMDKETFDKMHAEDRMASEKLAEGIAGFTKALEVLETLLADRLARLEGQADICTTTADLFRIYDLDGDGYITREEWAGTDVVFDALDVDRDGQITAEEMMAGLGAAVCLVS encoded by the coding sequence ATGGCAAGGAATTTACTCGAACAACTGCGGGAAATGACGATCGTGGTAGCGGATACGGGAGATATCCAAGCGATCGAAACATTTAAGCCTCGCGATGCGACGACTAATCCCTCTCTCATCACCGCTGCCGCACAAATGCCCCAGTATCAAGGCATTGTCGATGAGACGCTCAAAAAGGCAAGGAAGGAACTCGGCAAGGGTGCCGACGCTTCCGAAGTGGTGAGATTGGCATTCGATCGCCTGGCAATTTCCTTTGGCTTAAAGATTTTGCAGATTATTCCCGGACGGGTATCCACCGAGGTAGACGCAAGATTATCCTATGACACCGAGGCAACTATCGCCAAGGCTCGCTACCTCATCTCTCAGTACGAAGCAGCGGACATCAAGCGCGATCGCGTTTTGATTAAAATTGCCTCCACTTGGGAAGGCATCAAAGCGGCTGAAGTCTTAGAAAAAGAGGGAATTCACTGCAATTTAACGCTGCTGTTCGGCATCCATCAGGCGATCGCTTGTGCGGAAGCAGGAGTTACTTTAATCTCTCCCTTTGTCGGACGAATTTTAGACTGGTACAAAAAAGAAACGGGACGCGATAGCTATCCCCCCGCCGAAGATCCCGGCGTGCTATCCGTCACCAAAATTTATAACTACTACAAAAAATTCGGTTACCATACCGAGGTCATGGGAGCAAGCTTCCGCAATCTTGGCGAGATTACCGAACTAGCAGGTTGCGATTTGCTGACCATTTCTCCAGCTTTACTAAATGAATTGCAATCGACCCAGGGAGAATTGCCTCGCAAATTAGACCCCCAACTGGCAGCGAAAGCAGACATTGAGAAGATTTCTATGGACAAAGAAACCTTTGACAAGATGCACGCCGAAGACCGCATGGCATCAGAAAAACTAGCCGAAGGCATTGCAGGGTTTACCAAAGCGTTAGAAGTCTTAGAGACGCTACTAGCCGATCGCTTAGCCCGCCTTGAAGGTCAAGCCGATATTTGTACGACCACCGCCGATCTTTTCCGCATCTACGATTTAGATGGGGATGGATATATTACCCGCGAAGAATGGGCGGGAACCGATGTCGTATTCGATGCGTTAGATGTCGATCGCGACGGTCAGATCACCGCAGAAGAAATGATGGCAGGACTGGGTGCGGCAGTTTGTTTGGTCAGTTAG
- a CDS encoding acetate kinase, producing the protein MKVLILNAGSSTHKSSLYEIAGETLSERASEPLWKAGIDWTATADRGVLSVKAKRSTIEIELESSDRPQGIARMLETLVRGETKVIEQFSEIDVVGHRVVHGGIDYTQATQVTPAVKAAIARLIPLAPAHNPAHLEGIDAIAQVLGDIPQVAVFDTAFHSQMPPQAAVYPIPYEWFERGIRRYGFHGISHQYCARRAAQLLGKPLESLKLITCHLGNGCSLAAIKNGISIDTTMGFTPLEGLMMGSRSGSIDPAILIYLMREYNFDADRVNEMLNQESGLKGVSGVSSDWRAIEAAIAQGNQRAQLAVDIYIHRLRACIGSMLASLGGLDAIVFTAGVGENAASVREKACQAFEFLGLKLDKEKNDNRPVDENIATRDSTVRVLVIHTEEDWAIAQQCWGIMNDE; encoded by the coding sequence ATGAAAGTTTTAATCTTGAATGCGGGTTCTAGCACTCACAAAAGTAGCCTGTACGAAATCGCAGGAGAAACTTTGTCAGAGCGAGCAAGCGAACCCTTATGGAAAGCAGGTATCGATTGGACGGCAACGGCAGATAGAGGCGTTTTAAGCGTAAAAGCTAAGAGATCGACAATAGAGATCGAGTTAGAATCAAGCGATCGCCCCCAAGGAATCGCACGAATGCTAGAAACGCTGGTGCGGGGAGAAACTAAAGTCATAGAACAGTTTTCAGAAATCGATGTCGTCGGTCATCGCGTCGTACACGGCGGAATCGACTATACTCAAGCCACCCAAGTCACGCCAGCCGTCAAAGCGGCGATCGCCCGCCTCATTCCTTTAGCACCCGCACACAACCCCGCGCATTTAGAAGGAATTGACGCGATCGCGCAGGTATTGGGCGATATTCCTCAAGTCGCCGTTTTCGATACTGCATTTCACAGCCAAATGCCACCTCAAGCAGCCGTTTATCCCATTCCCTATGAGTGGTTTGAGAGGGGCATCCGTCGCTATGGCTTTCACGGCATTAGCCATCAATATTGTGCCCGACGAGCAGCCCAACTCCTCGGCAAACCGCTAGAATCGCTAAAACTCATCACCTGTCATTTGGGGAATGGCTGTTCCCTTGCTGCCATTAAAAACGGCATCAGCATCGATACCACGATGGGATTTACGCCTCTAGAAGGATTGATGATGGGAAGTCGCAGCGGTTCCATCGATCCGGCAATTCTCATTTATTTGATGCGGGAATACAATTTTGATGCCGATCGCGTTAATGAAATGCTCAACCAGGAGTCGGGTTTAAAGGGCGTATCGGGAGTTTCGTCCGATTGGCGGGCAATAGAAGCCGCGATCGCCCAAGGAAATCAACGCGCCCAACTTGCTGTTGATATTTATATTCATAGACTGAGAGCCTGTATCGGATCGATGCTTGCCTCTCTTGGCGGTTTAGATGCCATAGTGTTTACCGCAGGCGTGGGAGAAAATGCAGCCAGCGTGAGAGAAAAAGCCTGTCAAGCCTTCGAATTTTTAGGATTAAAGTTAGATAAAGAAAAGAACGACAATCGCCCGGTAGATGAGAATATAGCAACACGAGATTCGACTGTGAGGGTGTTAGTCATTCATACTGAAGAAGATTGGGCGATCGCCCAACAATGTTGGGGAATTATGAATGATGAATGA
- a CDS encoding right-handed parallel beta-helix repeat-containing protein — MMERLKNYVRVSRLQQKINWIEENIRNLADVAINFEDYLKNYFGAFQNVIEQVIEIDNELSSKVDEIRILVEDIRNQNSKSFILDESESLSESLLNFLVKSNIKQEKLRETFEKVREENSINLDRFDLPEEVLKKISVVAALDSIQGRVNTQLIQRSWAILCLVVSKQSNGDYQTIQEAINNARSGMRILVRPGLYLESLVIDKPLEILGDGKAQDIIIQSPDRDCLLMQTDYAVVRNLTLQGSARHPGDKDFVVNIPQGQLIVEDCYLTSASLSCIAIHGDKANPIIRRCFISSGKESGISVYENGQGIIEDCSIFSNGLAGAIIQNGGNPIIRRCKIFKGDSNGILVYDSGQGIIEDCEIFNNINTGIEIRENGHPIIRNCKIYKGKTSGIFVHSNGQGIIKNCEIFGNGLQGIAIEEGGNPVIYQCRIYQEKESGILIYQNGKGIVKDCEIFDNFYTGVEIREGSNPFIHQCRIYHNQKCGIVVTKNGKGIVKGCDIFDNTYAGIAVTEGSNPLIRKCKIYQSGKYGVLFEKNSKGTVKDCEIFDNTCAEIKIREGSNPSIQQSQSKSLKEKKHPISSQFHATIDEMMGKFIYKDSL, encoded by the coding sequence ATGATGGAACGTCTTAAAAACTACGTCAGAGTTTCTCGGCTTCAACAAAAAATTAATTGGATAGAAGAAAATATTAGAAACTTAGCAGATGTAGCCATCAACTTTGAAGATTACTTAAAAAATTATTTTGGCGCATTTCAGAACGTAATCGAACAAGTTATTGAGATCGATAATGAGCTTTCTAGCAAGGTTGATGAAATTAGGATTTTAGTTGAGGACATTCGCAATCAAAACTCTAAATCTTTTATTCTAGACGAGTCAGAAAGCTTGTCAGAAAGCCTTTTGAATTTCTTGGTTAAAAGCAATATCAAGCAAGAAAAATTGAGAGAAACCTTTGAAAAAGTTCGAGAAGAAAATTCCATTAATTTAGATCGATTTGACTTACCCGAAGAGGTATTGAAAAAAATCTCTGTAGTAGCTGCTCTCGACTCGATTCAAGGTCGCGTTAATACTCAGCTCATACAGCGAAGTTGGGCTATACTTTGCCTTGTTGTTTCCAAGCAAAGTAATGGCGACTATCAAACAATTCAAGAAGCTATTAATAATGCGCGATCGGGAATGCGAATTCTAGTCCGTCCCGGTTTATATTTAGAAAGCCTTGTCATTGATAAACCATTAGAAATTCTCGGAGATGGAAAAGCTCAAGATATAATAATTCAAAGTCCCGATCGCGATTGCCTTCTCATGCAAACCGACTACGCAGTAGTCCGAAACTTAACATTACAGGGAAGCGCAAGACACCCAGGCGATAAAGATTTTGTAGTAAATATTCCTCAAGGTCAACTAATTGTTGAGGATTGTTATCTTACCTCTGCTTCTTTATCTTGCATTGCCATTCATGGCGATAAAGCTAACCCTATTATTCGACGTTGTTTTATTTCTTCTGGAAAAGAAAGCGGTATTTCTGTTTATGAGAATGGTCAAGGAATAATAGAAGATTGTAGTATCTTTAGCAATGGTTTAGCAGGAGCGATCATTCAAAATGGCGGAAATCCTATTATTCGTCGCTGTAAGATTTTTAAGGGAGATAGCAATGGGATTTTAGTATATGATAGTGGTCAAGGAATTATCGAAGATTGCGAAATATTTAACAATATTAATACGGGAATAGAAATTAGAGAGAATGGTCATCCAATTATCCGAAATTGTAAGATTTATAAAGGAAAAACAAGTGGAATTTTTGTGCATTCCAACGGTCAAGGTATCATAAAAAATTGTGAGATTTTTGGAAATGGTTTACAGGGAATAGCGATTGAAGAAGGCGGCAATCCAGTTATCTATCAATGTAGAATCTATCAGGAAAAAGAATCTGGAATTCTGATTTATCAAAATGGTAAAGGAATCGTAAAAGATTGTGAGATATTTGATAATTTCTATACGGGAGTCGAAATTAGAGAAGGAAGCAATCCGTTTATTCACCAATGTAGAATTTACCACAATCAAAAATGCGGCATTGTAGTTACCAAGAATGGAAAAGGAATAGTCAAGGGTTGCGATATTTTTGACAATACTTATGCCGGAATAGCAGTAACAGAAGGAAGCAACCCATTGATTCGCAAATGTAAAATTTACCAGAGCGGAAAATATGGCGTTCTCTTTGAGAAAAATAGTAAAGGAACGGTAAAAGATTGCGAAATTTTTGACAATACTTGTGCTGAAATAAAAATTAGAGAGGGTAGTAATCCATCGATTCAGCAGAGTCAGAGCAAATCGCTAAAAGAAAAGAAACATCCAATTTCATCTCAATTTCATGCAACTATAGATGAGATGATGGGAAAATTTATCTACAAAGATAGTTTATGA
- a CDS encoding amino acid ABC transporter ATP-binding protein, whose product MSSQNSTDLEAIIVAEGVEKWYDNNFHVLQGVSLSVNKQEVVVIMGPSGSGKSTFIRTFNALEPYQKGSIVIDGIKLSHDLKNIDAIRREVGMVFQQFNLFPHLTVLDNVTLAPIWVRRWKKQKAEEVAIQLLERVGILEQAHKYPGQLSGGQQQRVAIARALAMQPKIMLFDEPTSALDPEMVREVLDVMRTLANSGMTMVCVTHEVGFAREVADRVVFMDGGKIVEIAPPDEFFNHPKEERTQRFLSQIL is encoded by the coding sequence ATGAGTTCTCAAAATTCTACCGATTTGGAAGCGATTATTGTCGCTGAAGGCGTTGAAAAATGGTACGACAATAATTTTCACGTTCTCCAAGGAGTCAGTCTCAGCGTCAATAAACAAGAAGTTGTTGTAATTATGGGACCTTCGGGTTCGGGAAAATCAACATTTATTCGCACGTTTAATGCCCTAGAACCCTACCAGAAAGGAAGTATCGTCATCGATGGCATAAAACTTTCCCACGACCTTAAAAATATCGATGCGATTCGTCGGGAAGTGGGAATGGTTTTTCAACAATTTAATCTTTTTCCTCATCTCACAGTACTCGATAATGTAACGCTAGCCCCCATTTGGGTGCGCCGTTGGAAGAAGCAGAAAGCAGAAGAAGTGGCAATACAGCTACTCGAGAGAGTAGGAATTTTAGAACAGGCGCACAAGTATCCGGGACAACTGTCGGGAGGTCAGCAACAACGAGTTGCGATCGCGCGCGCTTTAGCGATGCAGCCCAAAATTATGCTATTCGACGAACCCACCTCAGCGCTAGACCCAGAAATGGTTCGGGAAGTCCTAGACGTGATGCGCACCCTAGCTAATTCCGGAATGACTATGGTTTGCGTGACTCATGAAGTCGGTTTTGCCCGCGAAGTCGCCGATCGCGTCGTATTTATGGATGGCGGCAAGATCGTAGAAATCGCCCCGCCTGACGAATTTTTCAACCATCCTAAAGAAGAACGAACCCAAAGATTTCTCTCGCAAATTTTGTAA
- a CDS encoding alpha-hydroxy acid oxidase, with protein sequence MLRPINLFEYESLAKQNLSRMALDYYSSGAGDELTLRYNRAAFDRYQFRPRMLVDVSQRDLSASIVGQSLPMPILIAPMAFQCLAHPEGELATARAAQKLGAVMVLSTLSTKSLAAVASERKNIFQWFQLYVHKDRSLTRTLVEMAQAAGFSALCLTVDAPFLGKRERDCRNQFALPPGMELANLTCMADLTIAKTAGESGLFAYFTQQIDPSVTWKDLEWLQSITRLPVIVKGILRGDDAKTAVEYGARGIIVSNHGGRQLDGAIASLDALPEIVEAVGGKADILLDGGIRRGTDILKALALGAKAVLVGRPILWGLAVGGETGVCHVLELLRDELDLAMALSGCPTIQAIDPSIVIKSRDRYL encoded by the coding sequence ATGCTTCGCCCGATTAATCTTTTCGAGTACGAATCGCTTGCCAAGCAAAATCTCTCTCGGATGGCGCTAGATTACTATAGCAGTGGTGCTGGCGATGAATTAACTTTACGATACAATCGCGCTGCTTTCGATCGCTATCAATTTCGCCCTCGGATGTTGGTCGATGTCAGTCAACGAGATTTGAGCGCGTCTATTGTGGGTCAATCTTTGCCGATGCCGATTTTAATTGCGCCGATGGCATTTCAGTGTTTGGCGCATCCTGAGGGAGAATTGGCAACCGCGAGAGCAGCGCAGAAGTTGGGTGCTGTAATGGTTTTGAGTACGCTATCGACCAAAAGTTTGGCGGCGGTAGCAAGCGAGAGAAAAAATATTTTCCAGTGGTTTCAGTTGTACGTTCATAAAGATCGCTCTCTGACTCGAACTCTGGTAGAAATGGCTCAGGCAGCAGGTTTTAGCGCTTTATGTCTGACGGTAGACGCACCTTTTTTGGGAAAACGAGAACGGGACTGTCGCAATCAATTTGCCCTACCGCCAGGAATGGAACTGGCTAATTTAACTTGCATGGCAGATTTAACTATTGCCAAAACCGCTGGCGAGTCGGGGTTATTTGCCTATTTTACCCAGCAAATCGATCCCAGCGTCACTTGGAAAGACTTGGAATGGTTGCAGTCGATAACCCGCTTACCCGTCATCGTGAAAGGAATTTTACGGGGAGATGATGCCAAAACAGCTGTAGAATATGGCGCGAGGGGGATTATTGTATCCAATCACGGCGGGAGACAATTGGATGGTGCGATCGCGTCCTTGGATGCTTTACCAGAAATCGTAGAAGCTGTCGGAGGTAAAGCAGATATCCTCTTAGATGGCGGAATTCGGCGAGGAACAGATATCCTCAAAGCTTTAGCTTTAGGTGCAAAAGCGGTTTTAGTCGGTCGTCCCATTTTATGGGGATTAGCGGTTGGCGGAGAGACAGGAGTCTGCCACGTCTTGGAATTGTTGCGCGATGAGTTGGATTTAGCGATGGCGTTAAGTGGATGCCCAACCATTCAAGCTATCGATCCGAGTATCGTTATCAAATCGCGCGATCGCTATCTATAA
- a CDS encoding glycosyl hydrolase family 65 protein, with product MTFNAFQTRHVASGTSSLDPSLPSNWRSYHFSLTCSTTILSPDD from the coding sequence TTGACATTTAATGCTTTCCAGACGCGGCATGTTGCGTCTGGAACATCCTCTTTAGATCCTTCACTCCCTAGTAACTGGAGAAGTTACCACTTCAGCCTGACTTGCAGCACGACGATTTTGTCCCCAGACGATTAA
- a CDS encoding PHB depolymerase family esterase yields MDDRMLAGITEATRLTRAGKLMEATALIQQTLQGMCSPKASSDTTNRPGDEPIDVSFEVIGAEPRHAEGSTRQNNTSSVARLLPLDVTGGSSQENKRAYTKPTNARPNPGEKRHAGAHTTIPGTDSERTKFTPLVPKHSTSLSLTLRPPGSGRGRTVSTPMPNRERSETWVGGQFIDGSYTNQAGNLTYKLYIPSGYSGQALPLVVMLHGCMQNPDDFAVGSRMNLIAEKKPFFVVYPAQATSANPSKCWNWFKPTDQQRGRGEPSIIAGITHQIISTYQIDARRIYVAGLSAGGAMAAIVGMSYPDLYAAIGIHSGLAYGAAKDLPSAFAAMQHGGQIPPRQADICTQLVPTIVFHGDRDTIVHPCNGDQAIAQWTTSEAGRNLLLTSTQQQVSNGRAYTRSIYHDASGRAVMEQWLVHGTGHAWSGGSPSGSFTDAKGPDASQEMIRFFYEHRK; encoded by the coding sequence ATGGATGATAGAATGCTCGCTGGAATAACGGAAGCTACTCGACTCACCCGCGCGGGCAAGCTCATGGAGGCAACCGCCCTTATCCAGCAAACACTCCAAGGAATGTGCTCGCCGAAAGCTTCGTCAGACACTACCAACCGTCCCGGTGACGAACCAATTGATGTTAGCTTCGAGGTTATCGGTGCAGAACCAAGGCATGCAGAGGGGTCGACTCGTCAAAACAACACCTCCTCAGTAGCAAGGCTATTACCGCTTGACGTGACAGGAGGATCGTCTCAGGAGAACAAGAGAGCATACACCAAGCCAACCAATGCCCGACCGAACCCTGGTGAGAAGCGGCACGCTGGGGCACACACAACCATCCCGGGCACGGATAGCGAACGAACCAAGTTCACACCGCTGGTACCTAAGCATTCTACAAGCCTGAGTTTGACACTTCGCCCTCCCGGGAGTGGACGCGGCAGGACAGTATCCACACCCATGCCAAACCGAGAACGCAGCGAGACTTGGGTAGGGGGGCAGTTTATCGATGGGTCTTATACCAACCAAGCTGGAAACCTCACCTACAAGCTGTACATCCCCAGTGGATATAGCGGACAAGCCTTGCCTCTGGTCGTCATGCTCCATGGCTGTATGCAGAACCCCGACGATTTCGCTGTTGGCAGCCGTATGAATCTAATCGCAGAAAAGAAACCGTTCTTTGTCGTCTATCCCGCACAAGCAACTTCCGCCAACCCGTCCAAGTGTTGGAATTGGTTCAAACCGACCGACCAGCAGCGAGGTCGTGGCGAACCGTCCATTATTGCTGGCATTACACATCAGATTATTAGTACCTACCAAATCGATGCTCGGCGGATTTATGTGGCAGGACTGTCGGCGGGCGGAGCGATGGCTGCGATCGTGGGGATGAGCTATCCCGACCTCTATGCCGCCATTGGCATTCATTCTGGTCTCGCCTATGGAGCTGCTAAAGACCTCCCCTCAGCGTTCGCTGCGATGCAGCACGGAGGACAGATTCCCCCACGACAAGCAGATATATGCACCCAACTCGTCCCTACAATCGTGTTCCACGGCGATCGCGATACGATAGTTCACCCGTGCAACGGAGACCAGGCGATCGCGCAGTGGACGACGAGCGAAGCAGGCAGAAACCTGCTCCTAACCTCGACCCAGCAACAGGTATCCAACGGTCGTGCCTATACCCGCTCTATATACCACGACGCTAGCGGTCGTGCGGTCATGGAACAGTGGCTGGTACATGGTACAGGTCATGCATGGTCGGGAGGGAGTCCTAGTGGCTCGTTTACCGATGCCAAGGGACCCGATGCCTCGCAGGAAATGATACGCTTCTTCTACGAGCACCGCAAATAG